A DNA window from Haloactinospora alba contains the following coding sequences:
- the murD gene encoding UDP-N-acetylmuramoyl-L-alanine--D-glutamate ligase, whose translation MDAELVCDSPPGNLSGEFRDRVVCVAGLGVSGPPVARALSGMGAHVVVVDGRTDQTARERAAELRTEGVEVALGGEELPPGSELVVTSPGWRPDSPLLVAAARSGIEVICDVELAWRLRPANQTWLAVTGTNGKTTTVRMLEEILRADGRAAAAVGNVGTPIIDAVLPGTDGRAPADILAVELSSFQLHWSATLRPYAATVLNVAADHLDWHGGMEPYARAKGQVYAPGTVRVTNQDDPWSRHLATTRGDSGAPLAGFSTNRPEPGELGLDAGRLVDRSFVSEPRTEAVELARVSEMAAADPHNVANALAAATLARSVGVSPEAVRTGLARFAPEPHRISRVATVETVDYVDDSKATNPHAAAASVASFGSVVWLAGGLLKGADVEELVRAAAPRLRGAVLFGQDRARLRSALAEHVPDAPVVDIPDTGPEAMGKVVSAAAELARSGDTVLLAPAAASMDMFTDYNERGEAFVAAVGGLAPSPPE comes from the coding sequence ATGGATGCCGAGCTAGTGTGTGACTCTCCGCCCGGGAACCTCTCCGGCGAGTTCAGGGACCGCGTCGTGTGCGTCGCCGGTCTGGGAGTGTCCGGACCGCCGGTGGCCCGCGCCCTGTCGGGTATGGGCGCCCACGTGGTGGTGGTGGACGGCCGTACGGACCAGACCGCCCGAGAGCGTGCTGCCGAACTGCGTACCGAGGGTGTCGAGGTCGCGCTCGGCGGTGAGGAACTCCCCCCTGGTAGCGAACTCGTCGTCACCTCACCCGGGTGGCGCCCCGACTCCCCCCTGCTGGTTGCCGCCGCCCGTTCCGGAATCGAGGTCATCTGTGATGTGGAGCTCGCCTGGCGGCTGAGACCGGCCAACCAGACATGGCTGGCCGTGACCGGAACCAACGGCAAGACGACGACGGTGCGCATGCTGGAGGAGATCCTGCGCGCCGACGGCCGCGCCGCCGCTGCGGTGGGAAACGTCGGGACCCCGATCATCGACGCGGTACTTCCCGGAACCGACGGCCGGGCTCCCGCCGACATCCTCGCGGTGGAGCTCTCCAGCTTCCAGCTCCACTGGTCGGCGACGCTGCGGCCGTACGCCGCGACGGTCCTCAACGTGGCGGCCGACCACCTGGACTGGCACGGGGGGATGGAACCCTACGCCCGGGCGAAGGGGCAGGTCTATGCGCCCGGGACGGTCCGGGTGACGAACCAGGACGACCCGTGGTCCCGGCACCTGGCCACAACCCGGGGAGACTCCGGGGCTCCGCTCGCGGGTTTCTCCACCAACCGGCCGGAGCCCGGCGAGTTGGGACTGGACGCGGGACGGCTCGTCGACCGGTCGTTCGTGAGCGAACCGCGGACCGAAGCCGTCGAACTCGCCCGGGTCAGCGAGATGGCTGCCGCGGACCCGCACAACGTCGCCAACGCGCTGGCCGCGGCGACGCTCGCGCGCTCCGTCGGAGTCTCACCCGAAGCGGTTCGTACCGGCCTCGCGCGGTTCGCTCCCGAGCCCCACCGCATCTCACGGGTCGCGACCGTGGAGACGGTGGACTACGTGGATGACTCCAAAGCGACCAACCCGCACGCTGCCGCCGCGTCCGTCGCCTCGTTCGGATCCGTCGTGTGGCTCGCGGGGGGACTGCTGAAGGGGGCCGACGTGGAGGAGCTGGTCCGTGCGGCCGCTCCCCGACTGCGAGGGGCGGTCCTGTTCGGCCAGGACCGTGCTCGGCTCCGGTCGGCCCTGGCCGAGCACGTTCCCGACGCTCCCGTCGTGGACATCCCCGACACCGGTCCCGAAGCTATGGGAAAGGTCGTGTCCGCCGCGGCCGAACTCGCCCGTTCCGGTGACACGGTCCTCCTGGCTCCCGCCGCCGCCTCAATGGACATGTTCACCGACTACAACGAGCGCGGTGAGGCCTTCGTCGCGGCCGTCGGGGGATTGGCGCCCTCCCCGCCGGAATGA
- the mraY gene encoding phospho-N-acetylmuramoyl-pentapeptide-transferase, which yields MTGILAAAALSLVVSLLAMPMVIRILFRFKFGQEIRDDGPEGHKTKQGTPTMGGIIIIIGAVIGYFGSHLILMTRPTASGLLVMFLFVGLGAVGFLDDFIKIYKRRSLGLRSSAKMLGQIVVGVAFAVGVTQFPNGYQYTPAAPQLSFLRDFGPPLLLAVFVIWALLLIVGFSNAVNLTDGLDGLATGATILSLVAYVIIGNWQLRQSCATALTPSCYPVRDPLDLAVVAAACLGGCIGFLWYNAPPAKIFMGDTGSLALGGLLVGLAITTRTQLLLLIIGGLFVIITASVMMQVSFFRLTGKRILRMAPLQHHFELKGWDETTIVIRFWIIQGLLVGIGIGLFYLEWMPS from the coding sequence GTGACCGGCATCCTCGCCGCGGCTGCGCTTTCCCTCGTCGTGTCACTGTTGGCTATGCCGATGGTGATCCGGATCCTGTTCCGGTTCAAGTTCGGTCAAGAGATCCGGGACGACGGTCCGGAGGGGCACAAGACCAAGCAGGGCACACCCACCATGGGTGGCATCATCATCATCATCGGTGCGGTGATCGGGTACTTCGGTTCCCACCTGATCCTGATGACCCGACCCACGGCTTCCGGCCTGCTGGTCATGTTCCTGTTCGTCGGGCTGGGCGCAGTCGGCTTTCTGGACGATTTCATCAAGATCTACAAGCGCCGCAGCCTCGGTCTGCGCAGCAGCGCGAAGATGCTGGGCCAGATCGTGGTGGGTGTGGCGTTCGCCGTCGGGGTGACCCAGTTCCCCAACGGCTACCAGTACACGCCGGCAGCACCGCAGCTCTCGTTCCTCCGGGACTTCGGTCCGCCCCTGCTGCTCGCCGTTTTCGTGATCTGGGCGCTGCTGCTGATCGTGGGCTTCTCCAACGCGGTGAACCTGACCGACGGTCTGGACGGCCTCGCCACGGGAGCGACGATCCTCTCGCTGGTGGCCTATGTCATCATCGGCAACTGGCAGCTGCGCCAGAGCTGCGCGACCGCTCTCACCCCGAGCTGCTATCCCGTGCGGGACCCGCTGGACCTCGCCGTGGTCGCGGCGGCGTGCCTGGGCGGGTGCATCGGGTTCCTGTGGTACAACGCGCCGCCTGCCAAGATCTTCATGGGCGACACCGGGTCGCTGGCGTTGGGCGGTCTTCTGGTGGGTCTCGCCATCACGACCCGTACGCAACTGCTGCTGCTGATCATCGGCGGACTGTTCGTGATCATCACCGCGTCCGTGATGATGCAGGTCAGCTTCTTCCGTCTGACAGGGAAGCGCATCCTGCGAATGGCGCCCCTGCAGCATCACTTTGAACTCAAGGGCTGGGACGAGACCACCATCGTGATCCGGTTCTGGATCATCCAGGGCCTGCTGGTGGGAATCGGTATCGGCCTGTTCTACCTTGAATGGATGCCGAGCTAG
- a CDS encoding UDP-N-acetylmuramoyl-tripeptide--D-alanyl-D-alanine ligase, producing MIALTLDRIAEITQARLGGSARPAELVTGPVVTDSRRVEPGALFVALEGEHADGHDFAESAVAAGAVAVLASRPVPVPHLRVDGGDAEVVAALGRLARSVADRLTGAEIIGITGSSGKTTTKDLLAQVLGRFGRTVAPVGSYNNEIGHPLTVLRADADTRFITVEVAARGQGHIAHLCSVAPPRIGVVLNVGSAHVGEFGSRAAIAQAKGELVEALPEAAGGGVAVLNADDDAVLAMSERTRARVVTYGLAADVDVRARDAELDDAGRPRFTLCVGEHTARVHLRLVGWHQVHNALAVAAAAVEAGADPESVAAALSEAQPLSRWRMEITYSTGGATVLNDAYNANPESVRAALSTLRSLAGAGRSYAVLGHMAELGAQHREAHENVGRFAASSGVTELIVVGDEAAPIADGARSVAAWQGEVRSVADAAEATAALRDRLRAGDVVMVKGSRVAGLEQVAEQLTAQEADK from the coding sequence TTGATCGCGCTGACGCTCGATCGGATCGCCGAGATCACCCAAGCCCGACTGGGTGGGTCGGCGCGACCGGCGGAACTCGTCACTGGCCCTGTGGTGACCGATTCCCGGCGGGTCGAGCCGGGCGCTCTGTTCGTGGCTCTCGAGGGCGAACACGCGGACGGCCATGATTTCGCCGAGTCCGCTGTCGCGGCGGGTGCGGTGGCCGTGTTGGCCTCTCGGCCGGTCCCGGTGCCGCATCTGAGGGTCGACGGCGGGGACGCCGAGGTCGTGGCGGCCCTGGGCCGTCTTGCCCGCTCCGTGGCGGACCGGCTCACCGGCGCCGAGATCATCGGAATCACCGGCTCCTCCGGTAAGACCACCACCAAGGATCTGCTCGCGCAGGTGCTGGGCCGTTTCGGACGGACCGTCGCACCCGTGGGTTCGTACAACAACGAGATCGGCCACCCGCTGACCGTTCTCCGGGCGGACGCGGACACCAGGTTCATCACCGTGGAAGTGGCGGCTCGTGGTCAGGGGCACATCGCGCACCTGTGCTCCGTCGCCCCACCGCGCATCGGTGTGGTGCTCAATGTGGGAAGCGCCCATGTGGGGGAGTTCGGCAGCCGAGCGGCCATCGCGCAGGCCAAGGGTGAGCTGGTGGAGGCCCTGCCGGAGGCCGCCGGTGGCGGTGTCGCCGTGCTCAACGCCGACGACGACGCTGTGCTGGCCATGTCCGAGCGTACGCGTGCGCGCGTCGTCACCTACGGGTTGGCGGCCGACGTTGACGTGCGTGCTCGTGACGCGGAGCTGGACGACGCGGGACGCCCCCGCTTCACGCTCTGCGTGGGGGAGCACACGGCGCGGGTCCACCTTCGGCTCGTTGGGTGGCACCAGGTGCACAACGCGTTGGCTGTCGCCGCGGCGGCTGTCGAGGCGGGTGCCGACCCGGAGAGTGTCGCGGCTGCGTTGAGCGAGGCCCAACCGCTCAGCCGGTGGCGGATGGAGATCACGTATTCCACCGGCGGCGCCACCGTCCTCAACGACGCCTACAACGCCAACCCGGAGTCGGTGCGAGCGGCCCTGAGCACGCTGCGGTCGCTGGCTGGCGCGGGGCGCTCCTACGCCGTTCTCGGGCACATGGCGGAACTGGGTGCGCAGCACCGGGAGGCGCACGAGAACGTCGGGCGGTTCGCCGCCTCGAGCGGAGTGACGGAGCTCATCGTTGTCGGGGACGAGGCCGCGCCCATCGCCGACGGCGCCCGCAGCGTTGCCGCGTGGCAAGGAGAGGTCCGTAGCGTGGCGGATGCCGCGGAAGCGACAGCGGCATTGCGTGACCGGCTGCGGGCAGGAGACGTCGTCATGGTGAAGGGATCACGCGTGGCCGGGTTGGAGCAGGTAGCCGAACAACTGACCGCACAGGAGGCCGACAAGTGA
- a CDS encoding UDP-N-acetylmuramoyl-L-alanyl-D-glutamate--2,6-diaminopimelate ligase, which translates to MAPETRPEQNQPRPLSDIVRAVGADTTERVADTGRTVSGITHDSRQVRPGDLYAALPGEQAHGADFSRQAVAAGATAILTDPAGRERAAAAGVPVLTVDSPRSHLGSAAACVYGHPADSLLLIGTTGTSGKTTVTYLVESGLRASGMSTGLVGTVEMRVGDDRVQSSLTTPEATDLHGLLAVMRERGVAAAAMEVSSHALALGRVGETRYDVAVFTNLSQDHLDFHTDLREYFETKARLFTPEHCSTAVINRDDQFGRALVDMVEDRGAVEVTTFSTAGDAQADWRALDIRSGADGSTFHVVGPGGVQADASVCLPGPFNVSNALAAIVALVDAGVPLQEAVRGVSESPGVPGRMERVDEGQDFTALVDYSHKPGAIEAVLGSLREVTRGRVIIVLGCGGDRDRAKRPLMGETASALADMVIVTNDNPRSEDPITIITGMLDGVTKVPPERRAGVTVEPDRAAAISLAVDRAASDDVVVVAGKGHERGQYVGSEVVWFDDREVLREALRRRAGT; encoded by the coding sequence GTGGCACCGGAAACACGACCCGAACAGAACCAGCCCCGGCCCCTCTCCGACATCGTCCGGGCAGTGGGTGCGGATACGACCGAACGCGTCGCCGACACCGGCCGTACGGTGTCGGGGATCACGCACGACTCCCGACAGGTGCGTCCCGGCGACCTGTACGCCGCCCTGCCTGGCGAGCAGGCGCACGGAGCGGACTTCTCCCGTCAGGCGGTGGCCGCCGGCGCTACGGCCATTCTCACCGACCCCGCGGGCCGCGAGCGCGCCGCGGCCGCTGGAGTTCCCGTCCTCACGGTCGACTCGCCGCGTTCCCACCTCGGGTCGGCGGCCGCCTGCGTCTACGGCCACCCGGCTGACAGCCTGCTGCTGATCGGTACCACCGGGACCAGCGGGAAGACCACGGTCACGTACCTGGTGGAGTCCGGTCTGCGGGCGTCCGGCATGTCGACCGGGCTCGTGGGCACCGTGGAGATGCGCGTGGGTGACGACCGGGTCCAGTCCTCCCTGACCACTCCGGAAGCGACCGATCTGCACGGGCTACTGGCCGTTATGCGGGAACGTGGGGTGGCCGCGGCCGCCATGGAGGTCTCGAGTCACGCGCTCGCCCTGGGCCGGGTGGGGGAGACCCGTTACGACGTGGCCGTCTTCACCAACCTTTCCCAGGACCATCTGGACTTCCACACCGACCTGCGCGAGTACTTCGAAACCAAGGCCCGGTTGTTCACCCCGGAACACTGTTCGACCGCTGTCATCAACCGTGACGACCAGTTCGGGCGGGCGCTCGTCGACATGGTGGAGGACCGGGGCGCCGTCGAGGTGACCACGTTCTCCACGGCCGGGGACGCACAGGCCGATTGGCGGGCACTGGACATCCGGTCGGGTGCGGACGGGAGCACGTTCCACGTGGTGGGTCCCGGTGGGGTGCAGGCCGACGCGTCGGTGTGCCTCCCCGGCCCGTTCAACGTCTCCAACGCGTTGGCGGCGATCGTGGCGTTGGTGGATGCGGGAGTGCCGTTGCAGGAAGCGGTGCGCGGAGTCAGCGAGTCTCCCGGTGTTCCCGGGCGGATGGAACGCGTCGATGAGGGGCAGGATTTCACCGCGCTGGTCGACTACTCCCACAAGCCCGGAGCGATCGAGGCCGTCCTCGGCTCGCTCCGCGAGGTCACTCGGGGGCGGGTGATCATCGTCCTCGGGTGCGGAGGTGACCGTGACCGGGCCAAACGCCCTCTCATGGGGGAAACCGCCAGCGCCCTGGCGGATATGGTGATCGTCACCAACGACAACCCCCGCAGTGAAGATCCGATCACGATCATCACCGGCATGCTCGACGGTGTCACGAAGGTCCCGCCGGAACGGCGCGCTGGGGTGACGGTCGAACCTGACCGCGCCGCCGCTATTAGCCTGGCGGTGGACCGTGCGGCGTCCGATGATGTCGTGGTCGTGGCGGGCAAGGGCCATGAGCGCGGCCAATACGTGGGATCGGAGGTCGTGTGGTTCGACGACCGCGAGGTGCTGCGGGAGGCACTACGCCGGCGCGCCGGCACGTAG
- a CDS encoding peptidoglycan D,D-transpeptidase FtsI family protein, translating to MALFAVRLVQIQGIDAANYASEAAEARLTTLDVPTVRGDIVGANGHTFATSIEVRTVFVDPAEIHDDQRDEVVDELSQRLDLEPDDVRSKIDAEQSRYEVVKRNVLPAGWKKLDELGLHGVGAQVDYKRVYPDETAAADLVGFTGDDGDGLEGLEAVMDGTLAGEPGKRQVEMGASGTRIPMAGGLVKKPTPGQDVRLTLDQDIQWKAQQALSEQVEKLDAEGGSVIAMRPTGEIVAMADYPSYSPDDIDDSAPEERLNGAVTESFEPGSTNKVITAAGAMEEGLVDPETVFTVPDSIQRYDRTFTDSEKHETQRLTLNGIIAQSSNVGTIQVGEELGADRLYEYLGKFGFGKPTGLDLPGENAGMLTDPDDWSGTRLPTISFGQGISVNAVQMASVYATIANGGVRTEPTILEGTVGADGELTPAEDPKRERVVSEETADNTRRMLEAVTGEEGTAPNANIPGYRVAGKTGTAERFNPETGNYEDGGYTASFVGFAPADDPELIVQAVVNDPEDDYYGNDAAAPVFSDVMSFALKSEQVPPSGSGAPDVRLFEEE from the coding sequence ATGGCGTTGTTCGCCGTCCGGCTGGTGCAGATCCAGGGGATCGACGCCGCCAACTACGCCTCCGAAGCCGCCGAAGCCCGACTCACCACTCTCGACGTTCCCACCGTTCGCGGGGACATCGTCGGTGCCAACGGCCACACCTTCGCCACCTCCATCGAGGTCCGTACCGTCTTCGTGGACCCGGCGGAGATCCACGACGACCAGCGTGACGAGGTCGTTGACGAGCTGTCGCAACGCCTCGACCTCGAACCGGACGACGTCCGGTCCAAAATCGACGCCGAGCAGAGCCGCTACGAGGTGGTGAAACGCAACGTCCTGCCCGCCGGCTGGAAGAAGCTGGACGAACTCGGCCTGCACGGGGTGGGCGCCCAGGTGGACTACAAACGGGTCTACCCCGACGAGACGGCAGCTGCCGACCTGGTTGGCTTCACCGGGGACGACGGCGACGGTCTGGAAGGGCTGGAAGCCGTCATGGACGGCACACTGGCGGGGGAACCCGGTAAGCGGCAGGTGGAGATGGGAGCTTCCGGAACACGGATCCCGATGGCCGGTGGGCTGGTCAAGAAACCCACTCCCGGACAGGACGTTCGGCTCACCCTGGACCAGGACATCCAGTGGAAGGCCCAGCAGGCGCTGTCCGAGCAGGTGGAGAAACTCGACGCCGAGGGGGGCAGTGTCATCGCGATGCGTCCCACGGGGGAGATCGTGGCGATGGCCGACTACCCGAGCTACTCTCCCGACGACATCGACGACTCCGCACCGGAGGAGCGGTTGAACGGCGCCGTCACCGAGTCGTTCGAGCCCGGAAGCACGAACAAGGTCATCACGGCCGCGGGCGCGATGGAGGAAGGACTCGTGGACCCGGAGACGGTCTTCACCGTGCCGGACTCCATCCAGCGTTACGACCGGACGTTCACGGATTCCGAGAAGCACGAGACACAACGGCTCACGTTGAACGGCATCATCGCCCAGTCCAGCAACGTCGGTACGATCCAGGTGGGCGAGGAGCTCGGCGCTGACCGTCTTTACGAGTACCTGGGCAAGTTCGGCTTCGGCAAGCCGACCGGGCTGGACCTTCCCGGCGAGAACGCCGGCATGCTCACCGACCCGGACGACTGGTCGGGAACACGCCTGCCCACGATCTCGTTCGGACAGGGGATATCCGTCAACGCCGTGCAGATGGCGAGTGTCTACGCGACGATCGCCAACGGGGGAGTGCGGACCGAACCGACGATCCTGGAGGGGACCGTCGGCGCCGACGGTGAGCTCACCCCCGCCGAGGACCCGAAGAGGGAGCGGGTCGTCAGCGAGGAGACAGCCGACAACACACGGCGGATGCTGGAGGCGGTGACAGGGGAGGAGGGCACCGCGCCGAATGCCAACATCCCCGGGTACCGGGTAGCTGGTAAGACCGGAACCGCCGAGCGGTTCAACCCCGAGACCGGCAACTACGAGGACGGCGGTTACACCGCGTCCTTCGTCGGGTTCGCCCCCGCGGACGATCCGGAGCTGATCGTCCAGGCCGTCGTGAACGACCCGGAGGACGACTACTACGGCAATGACGCCGCCGCCCCCGTGTTCTCCGACGTGATGTCGTTCGCGCTCAAGAGCGAACAGGTCCCACCGTCGGGTTCGGGTGCTCCCGACGTGCGCCTGTTCGAGGAGGAGTGA
- the rsmH gene encoding 16S rRNA (cytosine(1402)-N(4))-methyltransferase RsmH, which produces MADADASHTPVMPDRVCELLSPALESQEAVLVDGTLGLGGHAARLLDAVPGARLVGLDRDTSALDRARRRLASVDERVSLHHADFDAIPRVLDDLGISRVHGLLLDLGVSSPQLDEAERGFAYSYDAPLDMRMDRSQGQTAADVVNTYPVGELARVLRDYGEERFARRIAQAIGRERGTEPLDSTRRLAEIVRGAIPAAARRSGGNPAKRTFQALRIEVNAELTILRRALPAAVSRLAVGGRVVVLSYHSLEDRISKRTLASLATDTTPPDLPVTLEEERPELRLLTRGAEQPGAEESEGNPRAASARLRAAERIRDPGTAS; this is translated from the coding sequence ATGGCGGATGCTGACGCCTCGCACACTCCGGTCATGCCGGACCGGGTGTGCGAACTGCTTTCCCCCGCGTTGGAAAGCCAGGAGGCGGTCCTCGTGGACGGGACCCTCGGTCTGGGAGGGCATGCCGCGCGGTTACTGGACGCCGTTCCCGGAGCGCGTCTGGTGGGGCTGGACCGGGACACGTCGGCCCTGGACCGCGCCCGCCGTCGGCTCGCGTCCGTGGACGAACGGGTGAGCCTGCACCACGCCGACTTCGACGCGATCCCCCGCGTCCTCGATGACCTCGGCATCTCCCGTGTCCACGGCCTCCTCCTGGACCTGGGAGTGTCCTCCCCGCAGCTCGACGAGGCCGAGCGGGGTTTCGCCTACTCCTACGACGCCCCGCTGGACATGCGTATGGACCGTTCGCAGGGGCAAACGGCTGCTGACGTGGTCAACACCTACCCGGTCGGCGAGCTCGCGCGTGTGCTGCGCGACTACGGCGAGGAACGGTTCGCGCGGCGTATCGCCCAGGCGATCGGACGCGAACGGGGGACAGAGCCCCTCGACTCCACGCGTCGCTTGGCGGAGATCGTCCGCGGGGCCATCCCCGCCGCGGCCCGGCGCAGCGGCGGCAACCCCGCCAAACGTACGTTCCAGGCCCTGCGGATCGAGGTGAACGCCGAACTGACGATCCTGCGGCGCGCGCTTCCCGCCGCCGTCTCCCGGCTTGCCGTGGGTGGCCGGGTCGTTGTGCTCTCCTACCACTCCCTGGAAGATCGCATCAGTAAGCGGACACTGGCGTCACTCGCGACCGACACCACTCCACCCGACCTCCCGGTGACGCTCGAGGAGGAACGTCCCGAACTCCGTCTGCTCACCAGGGGCGCCGAACAACCCGGCGCCGAGGAGAGCGAGGGCAACCCTCGCGCCGCGTCGGCGCGGTTGAGGGCAGCCGAGCGTATCCGCGATCCGGGAACGGCGTCGTGA
- a CDS encoding DUF3040 domain-containing protein, with protein MPLSEHEQRMLDQIEQALYAEDPKFANTVRQTTPAVHYKRWIVKASIGFALGIILLMAGVFLQQPVVSIIGFVAMLACALWGMSGWRRAAGGGGTEKTAAASRPKQRRQQRPGMMQRFEERWRRRQEGDQ; from the coding sequence GTGCCGCTCTCTGAACACGAGCAGCGTATGCTCGACCAGATCGAGCAGGCGCTCTACGCTGAGGATCCGAAATTCGCCAACACCGTGCGACAGACGACTCCTGCGGTCCATTACAAGCGTTGGATCGTCAAGGCGTCGATCGGGTTCGCGCTCGGCATCATTCTGCTGATGGCTGGCGTCTTCCTCCAGCAGCCGGTCGTTAGCATCATCGGTTTCGTCGCCATGCTGGCATGCGCCCTGTGGGGCATGTCCGGTTGGCGACGTGCGGCGGGAGGCGGAGGTACGGAGAAGACCGCTGCCGCGTCCCGTCCCAAGCAGCGTCGCCAGCAACGCCCCGGGATGATGCAGCGTTTCGAGGAACGCTGGCGCCGGCGGCAGGAGGGCGACCAGTAG
- a CDS encoding DNA polymerase IV, with protein MSRRQLERGTPLRGAVGPEGLRRLPGGAEQDGDCRVLHIDMDAFYASVEQLRRPEVRGKPLIVGGTGNRGVVSSADYTARTYGVHSAMPMARALRLCPRAVVLPPDGEEYQRVSREVGRILRSVTPEVEPLSADEAFLDVSGSRRRLGSPVRIAELVRERIHAEQGLTCSVGVAATKFVAKLASTHCKPDGMLLVPTEYVHDFLHPLPVGALWGVGERTESALGALGARTIGDVARIPAQTLRHTLGQAAGNHLAALAAGRDERPVVPTAPDKSVGVEQTFSHDVADAEVIGRELLRLSETVARRLRAEDQAGRTVVVKLRRSDFTTITRSRTLTAPTDVARDINAAARELYLAAGLERTPLRLVGVRAEGLVTASRVSRQPVLDEPENGWREAEQAMDHIARKFGTGAVLPATLAQREERDT; from the coding sequence ATGAGTCGTCGTCAGCTCGAGCGTGGAACACCGTTGCGCGGGGCCGTGGGGCCAGAGGGCCTCAGGCGGTTACCCGGTGGGGCGGAGCAGGACGGCGACTGCCGCGTACTGCACATCGACATGGACGCCTTCTATGCCAGTGTCGAGCAGCTGAGGCGCCCGGAGGTGCGGGGGAAGCCCCTCATCGTCGGCGGTACGGGAAACCGGGGGGTCGTCTCCTCGGCCGACTACACGGCCCGTACCTACGGAGTGCACTCGGCGATGCCCATGGCCCGGGCGCTGCGACTGTGCCCCCGGGCTGTCGTGCTTCCGCCGGACGGGGAGGAGTACCAGCGCGTCTCCCGCGAGGTGGGCCGGATCCTGCGGTCCGTCACCCCCGAGGTGGAACCACTCTCGGCGGACGAGGCGTTCCTCGACGTGTCGGGCTCCCGCCGTCGGCTCGGCAGCCCCGTACGTATCGCCGAGCTGGTCCGGGAACGGATCCACGCGGAGCAGGGGCTCACCTGTTCGGTAGGGGTCGCGGCGACCAAGTTCGTCGCGAAACTCGCCTCGACCCATTGCAAACCGGACGGGATGCTTCTGGTTCCCACCGAGTACGTCCACGATTTCCTGCACCCGCTGCCGGTCGGAGCGCTGTGGGGAGTGGGGGAGCGGACGGAGTCCGCGCTCGGGGCGCTGGGAGCGCGTACGATCGGGGACGTCGCTCGTATCCCCGCCCAGACGCTGCGGCACACCCTGGGCCAGGCCGCCGGGAACCATCTCGCGGCGTTGGCGGCGGGTCGGGACGAACGCCCCGTCGTCCCGACGGCGCCGGACAAGAGTGTCGGCGTGGAACAGACGTTCTCCCACGACGTCGCCGACGCGGAAGTGATAGGGCGCGAGCTGCTGCGGCTCTCCGAGACGGTGGCGCGGCGGCTCCGTGCTGAGGACCAGGCGGGCCGCACGGTGGTGGTGAAGCTGCGCCGGTCCGATTTCACGACGATCACCCGTTCCCGGACGTTGACCGCACCCACCGACGTGGCCCGGGACATCAACGCGGCAGCACGGGAGCTCTACCTGGCAGCCGGTCTGGAGCGGACACCGCTGCGTCTGGTGGGAGTCCGTGCCGAGGGGCTCGTCACGGCTTCCCGCGTCTCGCGCCAACCCGTTCTGGACGAGCCGGAAAACGGGTGGCGCGAGGCGGAACAGGCGATGGACCACATCGCCCGGAAGTTCGGTACCGGTGCTGTTCTTCCTGCCACGTTGGCACAGCGTGAGGAACGTGACACATAG
- a CDS encoding methyltransferase — translation MTDKDGGASTEGTAAGSPREASVTRPAVVWEALQGLLAGLSPGGDTPLEIVDAGGGTGGAAVPLAELGHRVTVVEPSPDSLAALERRAAEAGVRVQALQGETGDLSRLLPAREAHLVLVHNVLEYVDDPLRALTDVMEITRPGGAVSVLAANTVAGALHRALAGHVSEAHQLLVDPDGRWGSGDPMPRRFTAEQLTELAERTGLIEPSTRGVRVFADLLPGRACDADTQEGPQLLALERIAAAHPALSGIATQLHVVAHRPGA, via the coding sequence GTGACGGACAAGGACGGCGGCGCATCCACCGAGGGCACAGCTGCCGGTAGCCCCAGGGAAGCGAGCGTCACTCGCCCCGCCGTGGTGTGGGAGGCGTTGCAGGGCCTGCTGGCCGGCCTCAGTCCCGGCGGCGACACTCCGTTGGAGATCGTCGACGCGGGAGGTGGCACCGGTGGCGCCGCCGTTCCGCTCGCCGAGCTGGGACACCGGGTGACCGTGGTCGAGCCCAGCCCCGACTCGCTGGCCGCCCTGGAACGCCGCGCGGCGGAAGCCGGGGTCCGTGTACAGGCGCTGCAGGGGGAGACGGGAGATCTCTCCCGGTTGCTTCCCGCGCGGGAGGCGCATCTCGTCCTCGTCCACAACGTGCTGGAGTACGTGGACGATCCACTGCGGGCACTGACCGACGTCATGGAGATCACCCGCCCGGGCGGGGCGGTGAGCGTACTCGCGGCGAACACGGTCGCGGGCGCCCTGCACCGGGCCCTGGCGGGACACGTTTCCGAGGCCCACCAGCTGTTGGTGGATCCGGACGGGCGCTGGGGGAGCGGTGACCCGATGCCGCGCCGGTTCACCGCGGAGCAGCTCACCGAACTGGCCGAACGTACGGGGTTGATCGAGCCGAGCACCAGAGGCGTGCGCGTCTTCGCCGACCTGCTCCCCGGGCGCGCCTGTGACGCGGATACGCAGGAGGGGCCGCAACTCCTGGCTCTGGAGCGGATCGCGGCGGCCCACCCGGCACTCTCGGGCATCGCTACCCAACTGCACGTTGTGGCGCACCGCCCCGGGGCGTGA